One Microbacterium sp. zg-B96 genomic region harbors:
- a CDS encoding ADP-ribosylglycohydrolase family protein has protein sequence MHLSTQQLDRAVGVVLASAAGDALGSQYEFGPPLDDAVTPEFGVGVFGHEMGEWTDDTSMAMPILQALADGRELDDDATLDVIVTRWQEWALNAKDVGSQTRGVLSDLSETTAQAATSRAESFHRTTGRSAGNGSLMRTGPVALGYLDRAEEDLANAAGRIAQLTHWEDDNVDACVIWCLTIRHAVLTGTLDVRAQIGWVPIDRRARWQDVITEALAPGMHPRDFRQGNGWVVRALQAALSAVAGATSLRDALERAVRGGQDTDTVASIAGSLAGAMYGGSAVPLDWKRKLHGWPGVDANDLTRLACLAARHGQPDSEGWPSAGLMPVYTRSDYLFRHPHDAGVWVGSLAALARLPREVDAVVSLCRVGTEQVPHGVESVQVWLVDQPHRNDNLDAVLTDAADVIADLRAAGHTVFVHCAEGRSRTSAVAALYGARHHDVPLTQAWQDVQATLPRFAPQTFLREAVERMVTADNDDRAE, from the coding sequence ATTCACCTTTCCACGCAGCAACTCGACCGCGCCGTAGGCGTCGTCCTCGCGTCCGCCGCTGGGGACGCACTCGGTTCGCAGTACGAGTTCGGCCCTCCCCTGGACGACGCCGTCACTCCGGAATTCGGCGTCGGCGTATTCGGTCACGAGATGGGCGAATGGACGGACGACACCAGCATGGCGATGCCGATCCTCCAGGCACTCGCGGACGGGCGTGAACTCGACGACGACGCCACGCTCGACGTAATCGTGACTCGATGGCAGGAGTGGGCCCTCAACGCGAAGGACGTCGGAAGCCAGACGCGCGGCGTGCTGTCAGATCTGTCGGAGACGACGGCACAGGCCGCCACCTCACGCGCCGAGTCCTTCCACCGCACCACCGGGCGAAGCGCCGGCAACGGCTCGCTCATGCGCACCGGTCCGGTCGCTCTGGGTTACCTCGACCGCGCCGAGGAGGACCTGGCGAACGCCGCGGGGCGCATCGCTCAGCTCACCCACTGGGAGGACGACAACGTCGACGCGTGCGTGATCTGGTGCCTCACCATCCGGCACGCGGTACTCACCGGCACGCTGGACGTTCGCGCGCAGATCGGGTGGGTCCCGATCGACCGGCGCGCACGGTGGCAGGACGTGATCACCGAGGCACTCGCGCCCGGCATGCACCCCCGTGACTTCCGCCAGGGCAACGGATGGGTCGTGCGCGCACTGCAGGCTGCGCTCAGCGCGGTCGCAGGAGCGACCTCGCTGCGCGACGCGCTCGAGCGAGCGGTGCGCGGCGGCCAAGACACCGACACCGTCGCCTCGATCGCCGGATCCCTGGCCGGCGCAATGTACGGCGGGTCCGCCGTCCCCTTGGACTGGAAGCGGAAGCTGCACGGCTGGCCCGGCGTCGACGCCAACGACCTCACCCGCCTCGCGTGCCTTGCGGCGCGCCATGGCCAGCCCGACAGCGAGGGGTGGCCGAGCGCCGGTCTCATGCCGGTCTACACCCGAAGCGATTACCTCTTCCGTCATCCCCACGACGCCGGTGTGTGGGTGGGCTCTCTCGCCGCGCTCGCTCGTCTTCCTCGCGAAGTGGATGCCGTCGTGTCGCTGTGTCGCGTCGGGACCGAGCAGGTGCCCCACGGTGTGGAGAGCGTGCAAGTCTGGCTGGTCGACCAGCCGCACCGCAACGACAACCTCGACGCCGTGCTGACCGACGCAGCAGACGTCATCGCCGACCTGCGCGCCGCCGGCCACACGGTCTTCGTCCACTGCGCGGAAGGACGCAGCCGCACGTCCGCGGTGGCCGCCCTCTACGGCGCGCGGCACCACGACGTTCCCCTGACGCAGGCTTGGCAGGACGTGCAAGCGACACTCCCCCGTTTCGCGCCGCAAACGTTCTTGCGCGAGGCAGTAGAAAGAATGGTGACGGCAGACAATGACGACCGAGCCGAATGA